From one Rhodamnia argentea isolate NSW1041297 chromosome 1, ASM2092103v1, whole genome shotgun sequence genomic stretch:
- the LOC115753828 gene encoding probable beta-D-xylosidase 6 — protein sequence MPPGGISLTIIFFFFFTGPVTPSSTSTSTRHPKFPCKPPRFDSYPFCNTSLSVPARARSLVSHLTLREKIQQLSDHASSVPRLGIPAYEWWSESLHGIASNGPGVSFAGAVGSATTFPQVLLTAAAFNRTLWSAIGSAIATEGRAMYNVGQSGLTFWAPNINIFRDPRWGRGQETPGEDPMVASAYAIEFVKGFQGGGGGSEEDDGLMLSACCKHFTAYDLEKWHNFSRYSFDAVVTQQDLEDTFQPPFRSCIQQGKASCLMCAYNEVNGVPACAMQDLLQKTRVDWGFKGYITSDCDAVATIFEYQHFAKTREEAVADALKAGMDINCGSFLVRNTESAVEQGKVGEEDIDRALLNLFSVQFRLGIFDGDPRKGQFGKLGPKDVCKAEHRTLALEAARQGIVLLKNENNFLPLREDDVASLAIVGPHASNISNMLGTYTGIPCRPKSLFEELQVYVQMTSHAAGCKDIPCNASDAFHEAILAAKKADYVIVVVGLDLTQETEDLDRVSLLLPGKQMDLVSSIAAASKNPIVLVLTGGGPLDVSFAKNDPRIASILWIGYPGEAGGKALAEVIFGDVNPGGRLPVTWYTESFTKVPMDNMNMRADPSHGYPGRTYRFYTGDRVYGYGHGLSFTDFHYKFLSAPAKLTLLKSSRASPYRNRVLRDVEGLASLDVAEIEESCDSLKFRVQISVTNVGDMMGSHVVMLFSRAPRLIRGTPQKQLIGFDRVHTFPNRSTETSMLVDPCDHFSVVSESGKRMLVGGEHVLILGDLEHIVSVELS from the exons ATGCCTCCCGGCGGAATCTCTCTcactatcatcttcttcttcttcttcaccggaCCTGTCACTCCAAGTTCAACCTCAACTTCGACCCGTCACCCGAAGTTCCCCTGCAAGCCACCCCGCTTCGACTCCTACCCTTTCTGCAACACCTCCCTCTCCGTCCCTGCCCGGGCTCGCTCCCTCGTGTCCCACCTCACCCTCCGGGAGAAGATCCAGCAGCTCTCCGACCATGCCTCCTCGGTCCCGAGGCTCGGCATCCCCGCCTACGAGTGGTGGTCCGAGTCCCTCCACGGCATCGCCTCCAACGGCCCCGGCGTCTCCTTCGCCGGCGCCGTCGGGTCCGCCACGACCTTCCCCCAGGTCCTCCTCACGGCGGCGGCCTTCAACCGCACGCTCTGGTCCGCCATCGGGTCGGCCATCGCGACGGAGGGGAGGGCGATGTACAATGTGGGTCAGAGCGGGTTGACTTTCTGGGCTCCGAATATCAACATTTTCAGAGACCCCCGGTGGGGGAGGGGCCAGGAGACGCCCGGCGAGGACCCGATGGTCGCCTCGGCCTACGCGATTGAGTTCGTCAAAGGGTTTCAG GGCGGTGGTGGAGGGAGCGAGGAGGATGATGGGTTGATGCTCTCGGCGTGTTGCAAGCATTTCACTGCTTACGACTTGGAAAAGTGGCACAATTTCAGCAGATACAGCTTCGATGCTGTG GTCACTCAGCAGGACTTGGAGGACACATTTCAGCCTCCATTTCGGAGTTGCATTCAACAAGGGAAAGCAAGCTGCTTAATGTGCGCCTACAATGAAGTCAATGGGGTGCCCGCGTGTGCTATGCAAGATCTCTTGCAGAAAACTAGAGTTGATTGGGGCTTTAAAGG ATACATCACCTCAGACTGTGATGCGGTTGCCACTATTTTTGAGTACCAACATTTTGCAAAGACGCGTGAAGAGGCTGTTGCTGATGCTCTCAAAGcag GAATGGACATAAATTGCGGATCATTTTTGGTTCGAAATACTGAGTCTGCAGTTGAGCAAGGGAAGGTGGGGGAAGAAGACATAGACAGAGCTCTTCTCAATCTCTTTTCAGTCCAATTCCGTCTTGGCATTTTTGACGGGGACCCCAGGAAAGGACAATTTGGAAAATTGGGACCTAAAGATGTTTGTAAAGCTGAGCATAGGACGCTAGCATTAGAAGCCGCGAGGCAGGGAATAGTTCTCCTAAAGAATGAAAACAACTTCCTGCCTTTACGAGAGGATGACGTTGCTTCCTTGGCCATTGTTGGTCCACATGCTAGCAACATAAGCAATATGCTGGGCACATACACAG GAATCCCTTGCAGGCCAAAAAGCCTGTTCGAGGAACTTCAAGTGTATGTACAGATGACATCTCACGCTGCCGGTTGCAAAGACATCCCCTGTAATGCAAGCGATGCATTTCATGAAGCAATTCTGGCTGCAAAGAAGGCGGActatgttattgttgttgtggGCTTGGACTTGACCCAAGAGACAGAAGACCTAGACCGAGTCAGTCTTCTCTTACCTGGAAAACAGATGGATCTTGTGTCTTCAATTGCTGCCGCAAGTAAAAACCCTATTGTCCTTGTTCTGACTGGTGGTGGGCCCCTTGACGTTTCGTTTGCTAAAAATGACCCACGAATTGCGAGCATCCTTTGGATTGGATACCCTGGCGAAGCTGGTGGGAAAGCTCTTGCGGAAGTCATTTTTGGCGATGTCAATCCAG GTGGTCGACTGCCCGTGACATGGTATACGGAATCATTCACCAAAGTCCCAATGGATAACATGAACATGCGGGCTGATCCTTCTCATGGTTATCCCGGAAGAACATACCGGTTTTACACCGGCGATAGAGTGTATGGATACGGACACGGCTTAAGCTTCACGGATTTCCACTACAAGTTCCTGTCGGCACCGGCAAAGCTAACTCTGCTAAAATCTTCCAGAGCTAGTCCTTACAGGAACCGAGTACTCCGAGATGTTGAAGGACTTGCTTCCTTGGACGTTGCCGAGATCGAAGAATCCTGCGATTCGTTGAAATTCCGTGTGCAGATCTCTGTGACTAACGTCGGTGATATGATGGGAAGCCACGTGGTGATGCTATTCTCTAGAGCGCCCAGACTAATACGAGGCACCCCACAGAAACAACTTATCGGATTCGACCGCGTGCATACTTTTCCGAATAGATCTACAGAGACAAGCATGTTGGTAGATCCTTGTGACCATTTTAGTGTTGTAAGTGAGAGTGGCAAAAGGATGTTGGTCGGGGGCGAGCATGTCTTGATACTGGGAGATCTGGAGCATATCGTGTCGGTTGAATTGAGCTAG
- the LOC115753825 gene encoding malate dehydrogenase-like produces MAKKEAVRVLVSDAGGLVARDLVPMIARGSMLGPDQPVILHLLHRATDVEALEDLRIMCLESGHPLLEGFIATTDADKACNSVEFAVLIGKVPEKTRTLRSGVTVNNFRNYKLLADALENYAAANCKVLVIAYPADTLALTLKKCAPSIPLKNITCLTRSYHNCALGHISLRLNVPAGNVRNVIIWGHHSSPQLHLDVDHATVDRLSGEYPVRELINDDGWLNGEFITNFQRRAAASIQTWGDSGAYLIATAACHHIHDWVLGTREGTWVSMGVFSDGSYNVPAGLICSFPVTSRNGEWTIVQGLPLDEFSRNKMNSTVEELMKEHLLNVASIERHLGGAV; encoded by the exons ATGGCGAAGAAGGAAGCGGTCCGAGTTCTCGTTAGTGATGCTGGAG GGCTAGTTGCACGGGATCTCGTTCCTATGATCGCTAGGGGATCAATGCTAGGTCCTGACCAGCCTGTGATTCTACATCTGCTTCATCGTGCGACTGATGTAGAAGCTCTAGAAGATCTTAGGATAATGTGTCTGGAATCTGGACATCCTCTCCTTGAAG GTTTTATTGCAACAACCGATGCTGACAAGGCATGCAACAGTGTTGAATTTGCAGTCCTGATAGGAAAGGTTCCAGAGAAAACCAGAACCTTACGATCGGGAGTGACGGTGAACAATTTTAGGAATTACAAGCTCCTGGCTGATGCTTTAGAGAATTATGCGGCTGCCAATTGCAAG GTTTTGGTCATTGCGTATCCAGCAGATACGCTTGCATTGACTTTGAAGAAATGTGCACCATCCATTCCTCTAAAAAACATTACATGCCTCACTAGATCGTATCATAATTGTGCATTGGGTCACATTTCGTTGAGGTTGAATGTTCCAGCTGGGAATGTGAGAAATGTTATCATATGGGGACATCACTCGTCACCTCAGCTACATCTTGATGTCGACCATGCTACGGTTGATAGATTATCTGGTGAATATCCTGTGCGTGAACTCATCAACGATGATGGATG gttgaatgGGGAATTCATTACGAATTTCCAAAGGCGCGCTGCTGCAAGTATTCAAACTTGGGGAGATTCAGGTGCATATCTTATTGCCACAGCTGCCTGCCACCACATCCATGATTGGGTGCTTGGAACTCGGGAG GGGACGTGGGTTTCCATGGGGGTGTTTTCTGATGGCTCTTACAATGTGCCTGCTGGCCTCATCTGTTCTTTCCCAGTAACTTCTCGCAATGGAGAATGGACCATCGTGCAAG GTCTCCCGCTTGACGAGTTCTCCAGGAATAAGATGAATTCAACAGTGGAAGAACTTATGAAAGAGCACTTGTTGAATGTTGCCTCTATAGAACGTCATCTTGGTGGGGCAGTATAG